The window CTCCGAATTTCGGTGCTGAATCTGCTGCCTGACGAAAAGGACCGTAATAAGCCGAGCAGTATTTGGCTGCATACGACATGATGGGAATATTGCTCAGGCCGTTTTCATCAAGGGTGTTGCGAATTTCAGCCACACGGCCGTCCATCATGTCTGAGGGGGCAACCATGTCGGCACCCGCCTTTGCATGGGACAGCGCAGTCCTGGCAAGAAGATCCAAAGTAGAGTCATTGTCTATGATATTGCCTTCCACCACGCCGCAGTGGCCATGATCCGTATACTGACACAGGCAGACATCGGTGATCACCACCAGCTCGGGCAATTTGTCTTTCAGCGATTTTACGGCTTTCTGGACGATGCCGTTGTTGGCATAGGCACGGGTAGCAAGGGGGTCTTTTTTATCCGGTATGCCAAAAACCATGACGGCAGGGATACCCAGTTCAAACGCCCTTTGTGCCGTTTTTATAAGATGATCTATGGATAACTGAAAATGTCCGGGCATGGAGGGAATCGGATTTTTAATGTTTTTACCGCCGATGGCAAAAATCGGCAGGATCAGGTCATCGACACCAAGGCTTGTTTCGCGTATCATTCGTCTAAACGCATCATTTTGCCGCAGACGCCTGGGTCGGTAATCGGGAAAGAGCATGGCATTGTCCTCTTGTTAGAAAAAACGGCTAAAATTCTTCATAAACCCGATTTCAGAACCTCAGATAATGTTTGAGAGCAAGGCGCAATC is drawn from Thermodesulfobacteriota bacterium and contains these coding sequences:
- the hemB gene encoding porphobilinogen synthase, whose product is MLFPDYRPRRLRQNDAFRRMIRETSLGVDDLILPIFAIGGKNIKNPIPSMPGHFQLSIDHLIKTAQRAFELGIPAVMVFGIPDKKDPLATRAYANNGIVQKAVKSLKDKLPELVVITDVCLCQYTDHGHCGVVEGNIIDNDSTLDLLARTALSHAKAGADMVAPSDMMDGRVAEIRNTLDENGLSNIPIMSYAAKYCSAYYGPFRQAADSAPKFGDRRTYQMDPANFLEAIREVTMDVEEGADIIMVKPALPYLDIICRVRDEIDLPLAAYNVSGEYAMIKAAEKMGWIDGKKVMMETLTAIKRAGADMILTYFAVEAAEELNR